The window AGCTGGACCGAGTCCGGCAGACAGGAGAAAGTCTCGCAGACAACGTCGAACAGTACTCCCTTGGCGATTTTTTCCATGGCCATATCCACCATGATGCTGCCGATGATCACTCCCGGGGCCGCATAGCCGTGGAAGGATTTGATACGTTCGAGAAACTCTTCGAATGTATATTGTCCTACATGCTCGATGGGGGATGTGGCGTGTGTCTGCTTATTCTTTTTGTGGCCTTCCATCTCATTCTCCTGATTCAGTAACCATATTCCATGCGCAAACGGCGATCGGGGTGAATCCCTTGTCCTGCGCCAGTATGTCTAAGTATATCAGACCGGGGGCAACCGCCTCCGTAGCGGTCTCGGTACTTGCTCCAAGGTCCGTGCCAACGATGTATCTCTTACACTCGGGACAGGACTCGGCCCATTCCTTATTTCGGCCTTCAATATAGTCTAGCTGCTTTCCCTTCTTACCTTCGTAACCGCAATATGGACATTCCGTCCTCTTGAAGCGCCATTCATAACCGCAGAGAGAACATCTCAGCCACCTCTGGCCTTCTTTACCATGAAGGAAGCTTAATTCGGGAGACGACCCGCATATTGGACAGTAGCCCTTAAACCACGGCATTTCTTTGATAAGGTCATGGAATCTCTGAGCCCTTTTCTCGATGAAAGGTTTAGATATCTGAATCAGCAGGAATCGCAGCATATTGGGCTGAATGCCGAGCCGTGAAGCTGTACCATCCAACTCATTATCTTCACCCGTGAAAATCGCCAAAAGGCAATCCTTGACATCGATTTGGCCGGTATCCAGAGCTTGCGTCAGCTTTGTGATTTCCGGCCTTATTTTAGGAAAAGATCTCTCTAAAGCCGAGGCTGAACGCTTCATAGTCTCTCCCCATGTGTCGATAAGTGAGGCGATGGTTTCCGTTTTCAGCATCGGCTCTCCCTTAGCGAACTGCTCCTTGTCCGGCGCTGAAACATCGATATCAGTACGACTGGAAATCTCAGCCTTAATATATTCTCTTTCAATAAGGAGTTTTTTGAAAGGGTCCAGTATGGACTTCAGGGATGGAATCTCTTTAATCCTCTTATCAAAGACTTTTTCTATCCTTCTTACTGCTTCTTCCGGTTTGACCTCTTTGCCCATGAATATCTCCTGACCAGATAAAAGATGCCCCACTTCGTCGAAGTGGGGCATCTTCTTCATTTATTCGTAAACCCCGTACGGTGTGATTATATTTTTCTCACGTTTACCATGAAGGCTTTATACTCAGGGGTCTGTGCGTTTCCATCGCCGACGGTCGCCGTAAGCAGGTTGACGGAGTCGCCGCAGTTCTTCGGGAAAAGCCATCCGTAGTTGAATGGTATGCCTACCTGATGAACTACCTTGGCATTGCCGTTATGGTCCTTCATGTTGTGAGGCTTGAAGCGCTTGGTCACCATGGCCACGCATTCAAGGGAGCCGCGAATCGATTCTACGACTACCTTTTCACCGTTCTGGATGCCTTTCTCCTGCGCCAACTCTTCGCTCATCTCCACATAGACCTCCGGTTGAAGCTCTGTAAGGCGAGGCTGCCATCTTGTATATGCACCGCTACACCAGTGTTCGGTACAGGAGTACGAAGTAGCTACAATCGGGAAATCGGCACTTGCGCTGCGAATCTCATCCATATCGCTGGAGAATAGCTTGATTATCGGGCTGTTCTGCTGCGAGGACATGATATTCTGCTCCAACGGGCTCTCCCTGGGCTCATAGTGTTCAGGGAAAGGTCCGTCAGCCGGGCCATCGGGGCCATAAAGGGAGCCAACGCCGTCCGTCTTCATAATGAAGGGAAGCTTGCCGGCAGGGTCACCTGCAGGAGCTCCGCCGCCGTCCACGACATCGCCGACCCAGGCACTGCCGTTCCATTGCAGCAGGGGTCTGGCCGGGTTCCAGGGGTTGCCTGCGAGATCCACCGACGCGCGGTTGTATATTATGCGCCGGTTATACGGCCAGCAGAACGACCAGTTGGGATAGAGTCCGAGGCCCGTCGGGTCATCCAAACCCCTTCTTTCCATCAAGTTGGTGCCGTCCTTGGTGAAGGAGCCGCTGTAGAGCCACAGACCGCATGACGTCTTCCCTGAATCGTCGAGATTTCCGAAGCCCGGTACAAGCTCACCTGCTTTGTAAGTTGTGGTGCCGATAGTAGTGTCTTCCAGGAAAAATCCGTTCAGTTCATTTGCTGCCTTTAGGGGGCTCCATGAGCCGTTATCGTCATAAGCTTCCTTCATTCTGAGATTCTTTATGGGCTCCGGGAATGTGCCTCCCTCGCTTTCATACAGTTCCTGAAGTTTCAATATCAGCCTGTACATGATCTCTCCGGTATAGAGCGCATCCCCGGGAGGCGTAGCAGCCTGGTATTTCCATTGCATCCAGCGGCCGCTATTGGCCTGACTTCCTTCCTTCTCAACGGACGCCGCGGCGGGAAGCAGGAAGACCTCTGTCTTGACTTCGCTTGGGTCTACGTTGGGCCCCTTCCAGAAGGAGGCCGTCTCATTATCAAAGATATTAACGTGCATCAGCCAGTCAAGGTTCTTCAAAGCCGCACGTACCTTGTTGGAGTTGGGATTGCTGACCGCGGGGTCGGTGCCGACGGTAATGTAGCCTTTCACATTTCCTTTATACATCTCGTCGAACATGGTCATTGTAGATGCATCTTGGGAATCATCGACCTTGGGCACCCATGAGAAGGCGAAGTCATTGTCCGCAGTCGCGCTGGAGCCGAACCATGTCTTGAGCTGACTGACTATATACTTCTTATAGTTCTTCCACCAGTTGATGGATTTTGGCTCTCCCGTGACCGTGTAGCCCTTGGCAACATACTCGGCCAGTGTCTGCTGCCCGGCCTTAGGCGCCTTAAGATATCCCGGCAGATAGTGATACAGCAAAGCCATATCTGTAGATCCCTGAACGTTGGGCTCGCCTCGTAGAGCATTGACTCCGCCGCCGCAGATGCCGATGTTGCCAAGGAGTAACTGTATTATGCCGAAGCACCTGATATTCTGTACCCCTGTGGTATGCTGGGTCTGACCAAGGGCATAGCACATGGTTCCGGACTTGTCCCTGACGCTGGTAGAAGAGTACAGCTCGTAAACGGTGAGCAGGTCATCCTTTGATGTCCCGGTGATAGCCGAGACCGTGTCCAGATCGTAGCGGGAATAATGCTCCTTCAGCTTCTGGAATACCGAGTTGGGATCATCAAGGCTGGCGGCCTTCTCTGTGACGTTGTTGCCATCCCTGTGAATCTTCCACAAGGATGTGTCGTATTTCCTGGTGGCCGGATTATATCCGGCGAAGAGCCCGTCATTAAAGGTATATGTGTCGGGAACTTTGAAAAGGGCATTGGTGTAGTTCTCCACATACTCTTTGAAATACTTGTTGTTATCGATGATGTATTTGATCATCCCGCCGAGGAAGGCGATGTCGGTGCCCGATCGCAGCCGGCAATAGACATCCGCCTTAGCAGACGTTCTGGTGTATCTGGGATCGACATGGATTATCTTGCCGCCACGTTCCTGGGCCTTCAGCGCCCACTTCATGGCGACGGGATGATGTTCCGCCATGTTGCTTCCCTGGATCAGGATGACGTCTGAATTTCTCAGATCGATGTAGTGATTGGTCATCGCGCCGCGTCCGAACGACTCTGACAGAGCCGGTACAGTCGGGCCGTGTCAGACACGGGCTTGGTGGTCTATATACACCAAGCCCATGGCCCTCGCTAAGGTAACCATCATCCAGCACTCTTCTGTGTCTACGTTGGAGCTGCCGTGAAAAGCTACCGATTCAAGCCGATTTACCGTCTTGCCGTCACTATTGGTAGCGATGAAATCGGCATCTCGATTGTCTTTTATCTTTCGTGCTATCTGGGTAAGAGCCCAGTCCCAGTCCTTCTCTTCCCACTTATCGCTGTAGGCGGCGCGATATTGCACCTTTGTCAGCCGGTGTTCATTAGCTGCCGATGTCTCGTAGATGTTTGCGCCTTTGGGACAAAGGGTCCCCTCGCTGATGGGATGGTCCGCATCTCCCTCTACGTGGATAATCTTTCCATCCGAGTCCGTATAGCAGAGCACACCGCATCCCAATGAACAGTAGGAGCAGATTGACGTCGTCTGTTTGGCACTTTTTACCTTGTTGGCCCGCGTCATGTCCATGGCGTAGGCTTTAGCTGCACTGGCGTTAATGCCGAGGGATGCCAGCGTCAAGCCTCCGGCCACGGCGGCGCTGGACCCTTTTAAGAACTGCCGTCGTGTTACTTGCATTCATTCCCCCCTGTTTTTAATATGCTTAATATCATTGATTAAATGACAATTGACTTCACATTATTTCTTATGCTTGGTAACCTCGTCGTACCATTTTTTATGGTGCGATTCGGCGTAATGGGCGGATACTTTTCCGTTTACCATGGACCAGAAGATGCCGCGCATCTTGGGATGGAACACCGAGAGATAAACGTGAACCAGGGCCATGGCAAGCAGCACCACCATACCAAGGGCATGGAATGTGCCCGCCCACATAAAGGCTCCTGATGTCTTGAAGAACATCATGATTATCCCCGTGATAACCATAAGTGCGCCCGCTCCAAGCACCAGCACCCACCACATCTTCTGCCCGGTGTTCATATGATCCTGAGGAGGCATCTTGTCCTCTTTGCCGAAGAAGTAGTATCCCACCGCCGCCTTGGCCCATCCGATGTCGTCTTTGCCCCATTTAAAAGCGAACTTTATCCCTTCCATGGAGCCCTTGGGGTTGAGGACGAAGAATACGCCCGCCCATACGCAGACGATTATCGCAGCCCAGTGATGTAGAAGGGTGGTGATACTGCCCTCCGCCGCGCCGCTGAACGCGGGGACGAAGAGTATAAGTCCTGTAATGAACAATATGGTCCAGGTAATCGCCGTGACCCAGTGCAATATTCGAACCTGCTTGGAATATCGTGTCAGCACTTTCTCGCCTGAACCGGGTTTTGGCCCAAAAATAACTTCGGATGCGGGAGTTGAGCCGGGCTTTGCTTTAGCGCTAGTCGTCATTTTATTCCCCCTTGCTCTTCAGTTGAATCTTTCTCTTAGCAATGATGTAGTTGAGCCCCAGGCCCAGCACGGCAGCGCCGGCCACGGCCCATCCCAGAGGCCTTATAACGTCCTGCCATGCGGTGGCTGCCACGGTTATCTTCGGATCGACCGGCAGTCCGTAAACGCTGGGCTCATCTTCAAGGACATAAAGGACATGCAGTCCGCCGAGCTCGTTCTCGCCGTACAGGTTTGCTTTAGGAG is drawn from Dehalococcoidia bacterium and contains these coding sequences:
- a CDS encoding formate dehydrogenase accessory protein FdhE, translated to MKKMPHFDEVGHLLSGQEIFMGKEVKPEEAVRRIEKVFDKRIKEIPSLKSILDPFKKLLIEREYIKAEISSRTDIDVSAPDKEQFAKGEPMLKTETIASLIDTWGETMKRSASALERSFPKIRPEITKLTQALDTGQIDVKDCLLAIFTGEDNELDGTASRLGIQPNMLRFLLIQISKPFIEKRAQRFHDLIKEMPWFKGYCPICGSSPELSFLHGKEGQRWLRCSLCGYEWRFKRTECPYCGYEGKKGKQLDYIEGRNKEWAESCPECKRYIVGTDLGASTETATEAVAPGLIYLDILAQDKGFTPIAVCAWNMVTESGE
- the fdnG gene encoding formate dehydrogenase-N subunit alpha, giving the protein MQVTRRQFLKGSSAAVAGGLTLASLGINASAAKAYAMDMTRANKVKSAKQTTSICSYCSLGCGVLCYTDSDGKIIHVEGDADHPISEGTLCPKGANIYETSAANEHRLTKVQYRAAYSDKWEEKDWDWALTQIARKIKDNRDADFIATNSDGKTVNRLESVAFHGSSNVDTEECWMMVTLARAMGLVYIDHQARVUHGPTVPALSESFGRGAMTNHYIDLRNSDVILIQGSNMAEHHPVAMKWALKAQERGGKIIHVDPRYTRTSAKADVYCRLRSGTDIAFLGGMIKYIIDNNKYFKEYVENYTNALFKVPDTYTFNDGLFAGYNPATRKYDTSLWKIHRDGNNVTEKAASLDDPNSVFQKLKEHYSRYDLDTVSAITGTSKDDLLTVYELYSSTSVRDKSGTMCYALGQTQHTTGVQNIRCFGIIQLLLGNIGICGGGVNALRGEPNVQGSTDMALLYHYLPGYLKAPKAGQQTLAEYVAKGYTVTGEPKSINWWKNYKKYIVSQLKTWFGSSATADNDFAFSWVPKVDDSQDASTMTMFDEMYKGNVKGYITVGTDPAVSNPNSNKVRAALKNLDWLMHVNIFDNETASFWKGPNVDPSEVKTEVFLLPAAASVEKEGSQANSGRWMQWKYQAATPPGDALYTGEIMYRLILKLQELYESEGGTFPEPIKNLRMKEAYDDNGSWSPLKAANELNGFFLEDTTIGTTTYKAGELVPGFGNLDDSGKTSCGLWLYSGSFTKDGTNLMERRGLDDPTGLGLYPNWSFCWPYNRRIIYNRASVDLAGNPWNPARPLLQWNGSAWVGDVVDGGGAPAGDPAGKLPFIMKTDGVGSLYGPDGPADGPFPEHYEPRESPLEQNIMSSQQNSPIIKLFSSDMDEIRSASADFPIVATSYSCTEHWCSGAYTRWQPRLTELQPEVYVEMSEELAQEKGIQNGEKVVVESIRGSLECVAMVTKRFKPHNMKDHNGNAKVVHQVGIPFNYGWLFPKNCGDSVNLLTATVGDGNAQTPEYKAFMVNVRKI
- a CDS encoding cytochrome b/b6 domain-containing protein; this translates as MTTSAKAKPGSTPASEVIFGPKPGSGEKVLTRYSKQVRILHWVTAITWTILFITGLILFVPAFSGAAEGSITTLLHHWAAIIVCVWAGVFFVLNPKGSMEGIKFAFKWGKDDIGWAKAAVGYYFFGKEDKMPPQDHMNTGQKMWWVLVLGAGALMVITGIIMMFFKTSGAFMWAGTFHALGMVVLLAMALVHVYLSVFHPKMRGIFWSMVNGKVSAHYAESHHKKWYDEVTKHKK